In a genomic window of Thalassophryne amazonica chromosome 12, fThaAma1.1, whole genome shotgun sequence:
- the si:ch211-106h4.6 gene encoding plexin domain-containing protein 2: MIVMKTFHLITGLSAVFQFQMSHVKINGVYCTGMWAQPDPDGTSYLNSNSHISRERRSWDSGAPGRHADNRGHHRGQHQQEDSDSDLVMEERHHKSTQTLDVDHIYYTSKIYGPGEGAGEELWVNIDKMKENEWKVHEFLSTTHRQAERVTLSFDFPFYGHILKEIVVTTGGFIYTGDVIHRMLTAAQYIAPLMANFHLSISENSTVFYFDNGTALVVQWSRIHLQDHFSAGMFTFQAILHSDGRIVFAYKQIPININDISTENHPVKVGLSDAFVVLHDIEQIPHVRRRTIYEYHKVDILKSKISNYTVVEMLPLPTCLQFSSCVPCVTSQIGFNCSWCSRLQRCSSGFDRNRQEWVDLGCMAERKDPHCVRMKNTISDQRNHMTSAVTVTVGHQRMLSTPSPVGKLPFHPSARSSGSRMSTTLPTTGQTADTPESAPQDDDRMQNGLLPGVVVVMVLVAAGVILVIYMYSHPTSSATLFFMERRPTHWPIMKFRRGSGHPSYAEVEAPGQDKDSTAGIDPKQVFVISDRRESEQKEGFIVPDQRELFLLSENC, from the exons ATGATCGTCATGAAGACGTTTCACCTCATTACAGGACTGAGCGCTGTTTTCCAGTTTCAAATGAGCCACGTGAAGATAAATG GAGTCTACTGCACAGGCATGTGGGCACAGCCTGACCCAGACGGAACGTCGTATCTAAACTCAAACAGCCACATTTCCAGGGAGAGGAGGTCATGGGATTCTGGGGCCCCTGGCAGGCATGCAGATAACAGGGGTCACCACAGAGGTCAACACCAGCAGGAGGACTCAGACTCAGACTTGGTGATGGAGGAGAGGCATCACAAGTCTACGCAGACGTTG GATGTTGATCATATCTACTATACATCTAAAATCTACGGTCCTGGAGAAGGAGCCGGTGAGGAACTTTGGGTGAACATTGACAAGATGAAAGAAAATGAATGGAAAGTGCATGAATTCCTGTCCACTACGCACAGGCAAGCAGAG AGGGTGACTCTTTCCTTTGACTTTCCTTTCTATGGCCACATACTAAAGGAAATCGTTGTCACCACTGGAG GTTTCATTTACACTGGAGACGTAATCCACCGAATGTTAACGGCCGCTCAGTACATCGCTCCCCTCATGGCTAACTTTCACCTGAGCATATCCGAAAACTCCACTGTGTTTTACTTTGATAACG GCACAGcactggtggtacagtggagccgCATCCACCTCCAGGACCATTTCAGTGCCGGAATGTTCACATTCCAGGCTATTCTGCACAGCGACGGGCGGATCGTCTTCGCTTACAAACAG ATTCCCATCAACATCAACGACATCAGCACGGAGAATCACCCGGTCAAAGTGGGATTATCTGACGCTTTTGTGGTTCTTCACGACATCGAGCAGATCCCAC ATGTTCGGAGGAGAACCATCTACGAATATCACAAAGTCGACATCCTCAAGTCCAAAATCTCTAATTATACGGTGGTGGAGATGTTGCCTCTCCCTA CATGTCTGCAGTTCTCCAGCTGTGTTCCGTGTGTCACTTCTCAGATTGGATTTAACTGCAGCTGGTGCAGTCGGCTACAGAG ATGCTCCAGTGGTTTTGATCGTAATCGTCAGGAGTGGGTTGACCTTGGCTGCATGGCAGAG AGAAAGGATCCCCACTGTGTTCGAATGAAAAATACCATATCTGACCAGCGGAATCACATGACCAGTGCAGTTACTGTGACTGTGGGGCACCAGAGGATGTTGAGTACCCCCAGCCCTGTTGGCAAACTGCCTTTCCACCCTTCAGcgcgcagcagcggcagcaggatGTCCACAACACTTCCAACAACTGGACAGACTGCAGACA CACCAGAAAGTGCACCACAGGACGATGACCGCATGCAAAATGGCCTCCTGCCGGGTGTTGTCGTGGTGATGGTGCTTGTGGCAGCAGGGGTTATTCTGGTTATCTATATGTACAGCCACCCTACGTCCAGTGCCACTCTTTTCTTCATGGAG CGACGTCCCACCCACTGGCCTATCATGAAGTTCCGGCGGGGTTCCGGCCACCCATCCTACGCTGAGGTGGAGGCTCCCGGTCAGGATAAAGACAGTACAGCGGGCATTGACCCTAAACAGGTCTTTGTCATTTCAGACAGAAGAGAGAGCGAACAGAAAGAAGGATTCATCGTTCCTGATCAGAGGGAACTCTTCCTGCTGTCAGAGAACTGCTGA